The following nucleotide sequence is from Sander vitreus isolate 19-12246 chromosome 11, sanVit1, whole genome shotgun sequence.
gtggatgcggggaggggcccatagaaaatgcctttctacaagGCCCAGAATTTTGTACTACACCCCTGACTGCACTTATACCGCATTGTGCTTTTTCTTTACATTAGCGGACAAAGCGCTTTAGAAAttcttcattcacacacacacacacacacacacacacacacacacacacacacacacacacacacacacacacacacacacacacactgatgacaGTTGACCTACCATGCAAGGCGCTAGCCTGACCATCAGGAGCAATTTGTGATTTAGCGTTTTGCTCAAGGACACATGTGTATAGGGAGAGCTGGGGATGGAACCACCAACCCTGCAATTAATAGACAAAATATTGCTGTCACAGTGTGTCCATTGTAATTGCAGGGCTGATTGTGAAACCTCCAGTATACATACACTTAGAATTGACTTTTTTAGGGAGTGTAGACATTAATGATGTTTATGTTCTGTTCAACATCCTCAGCCCATTTTTACAATATTATAATCACAACGTAACGCGTTATCGCAGAAAAGTTCTTTGAAATTAGAAACATCCTTTTGAGAACATTATGAGATGTTAAGTGTGTGCATCCTGCTAACTAAGATAAATTAATCAGCACCTCTTGTGGCTCTGTATCTGTATATAGATAAAATATATTACAATCATTTCAAGATTAACCAGCATTCACTGGTCATTTTAGGCATGAGAGAAAGTGTATATTTCAGAATTGTTTGGGTTTAGGAGTAAATCAAGTGATGCATGTCAGTGAAATGTCCTCAACAATGATTCTAATACCTAACATTTGCACATGCATGTCAGTCtgtgtttccagtttttttttttattactctaTGAGAGTTTTCCCTTCCATTTCAAAATATGTTCATTgatgagtgtctctgtgtgactcTGCGATGCCTCCGCCTTTCCCCACATGGCAGCAACTTAATCCCTAACTAACGGAGACTGTCGCCAGGCTCTCCATTCAGACCGCTCACCCCAGTCCCCTTTCCACcacctgacctttgaccccgaAGGGAAAATTATAATGAACgaaaaaggaagaggaggaggaggaggggtttaCAGAGTAGAATAACCACAAACCACAGGAGTTATCTgtggaaagaagaagaagaagaagaagaagaagaagaagaagaagaagaagaagaagaagaagaagaagaacaacaacaacaacaacaagaggCAGAAGGTGAAGAACAACAAAGATGAACATGATGATGAAAAACTACTACTATAGCTGGCTAACCCACTAATCTTTGCTTCATGGTACAGGCcccagaagaaaaacaacaaatgagaAGTAGAACAACAACAACGGAAGAAGgagcgaagaagaagaagaagaacaacaacaacaacaacaacaatcgaagattagaagaagaagaagaagaaatcaaCAAACACATCAACAAAGAAGGAAGATGATAAAGATGAACAAGACTAATGGAAGAAAATGATAAAGATTCAAGTCAAAGTACAGTGTTGTATAAACGATGAAGAAAAGTAAAGGAACAGGACAAAGAACAAGAAAAAGCAGACCAAGTTACCAAATACCAAAGATATTTCTGTTGCCAGTACACAGTTTTAAAGCAGCCTATATGAAAAAGTTGCATACATGAATAATGGTTTCGAAGCAGCCAAGAGTTCAGTGTTAAGGAGAGATGCACTGAGCACAGTTTGGCTGGGATTGACAGACTCATTCTGCTTCACCTCCAGTGTCCTACTTCCCCTCAGGCTCCTGGGCCTTTGGGCAGTTCAGGCGGGGAGGGATTAGAGGGGATGCTGGTGTGCGGGGCCGGGCCAGGCTGCAACAACGCCAGCAGCCCTGTGAGCCGGTGTCGCCAGAGCGATCTGCCAGGTACGCCACGGCGGATTAAAGCTACTAGTGCTGGCACTGTGAGAGGGGCGACGTGAGGGGACGTGTCCCACGTAGCCTTCACCCCGCAGGAGCATGGCTCCGGAGAACCGTGGGAAAAATGTTTGGTGGTTGTTATTTTGAGTGTCAAGACAGCagctttaaaaagcagaaatacCCTTAAATGTTTGAGAAATATCCTAAACATTCACTACTgtaacaaatttaaaaaagttttaGATCATGTTGGTTCGAACATTGTAGCAGTTACACTGTGGAGGTTTTGGTTTGTGTAgcttttaataaacatgttaGTGATTTGTGAAGTAGTTGTAGTAGCTTTTTCAACCTATTTCTCTATAGCGCCATCTGCTGCCATTTGGTACTGAAGTGAAAAGCTGTCTTCTGCATTCAAGGTTCAGTTTTGTACTGTATAGCTGCAGAAGTACCCATACTTCTGGTTAGGAATAATGCTTTGcgtcaggggtcttcaacgttttttaggccaaggacccctcagCTGAAAAAGAGGGACcccttactatatatatattgtataaaattgagttgcatattaaactgggcctacaataacgtgtagggtggcctagaGCCTGCACATACCTTTTTATGTTGCATAAATactaattattaaaataataattgttgacatattcatatatttatacatcagtTTTAGCTACAATTAGTTTTCATGTTAAATTGTGGCACAGTGAATAtataagcttaactgtatctgtggatggctaccttatggCTACCTTATCtatgggccagtaagcctatcatcaaaaaaatatgtatctttacaaataatatgttggatttatgttaatgtatattttcagacatattttattgtaattattattttttttttttaaactatcaaACAATCATTTGGTGCCCCCcctgcagcaactctgaggaGCCCCTAGGTGTCcctgaccccctgttgaagatctctgctttacGTTGTAATTACAACAGTAAACCCCTCCTATTACTCACAGACATGTATCTGTATGAGACAACGTGGCACATATGGCCTATAAAGACCTCTTTtctctcattcactcactcacattcTGTGCAAATATTACTTTGAAAAGTTTTTCTTCTACAAAAATAAGTTAAGGGTATAAATGTACTGTTGCATAAAACATGTAAACCTTTGTCAGTCAGGGATCTCTGGATCCCAACTTGCAGACTGATCTGTTTTCCAGACTTCCTCATCTGTAACCTCTGCACTGTGGAAGCAATACATTACAAAACTCTCTGTGTTGATTGGTTGATGATGACATCACCTCTGCAGGACTGCAAGGAGACTTCGCCATGACAACCAGTGTGCACTATTATTGGATTTCCCGCTTCAGCCTGTATGGAGACCTCACAAGGAGACACACACCTGTTTAAGTGCTCAGACTGTGGAGAGAGGCAGGTTTCACAGGCTGAGCTGAAACAAGAGGTTGTTAAAGATGTCCCCAGACACAGAGGAGCATTACAGTGAAACAGCTCTGACATACAGTGATGCTATTTCAACAAGTCCTGAAAAACTTATAGGATGTATAATCTGACTTTATTCATTTAGAGATTAGTTTAAAATCAAGACACAGCTGATAATAAAATCACTTGAAGTGAATTAAATCTTTAGCCTCAACGTTCAACACAAGAGGGCAGCATTGTATTGCATTAAAAGACTTTACCGTCTAACTAAGAATATTagaacatttttacatgttAGAAGATCACTCATGTTCCTTCGTAAGTCAGAAAATATTTAGTCTTGTTGAGTCTTTATCTTaagacaattgtttttgttttttttaaatgttattatagCTACATGACTGAACATTTTCTGTAATCTGTAGTTTTCTGTGCCTCACTATCCACCAAACTATATACCTATAAAGTCCCTTTAACTTTTTATTCACATAAAGTAAGTAATCCTCAGTTTCCCCTTATTTATTAAGGGGTTTAATCACTTGAGGTATAATTTAACAGCCTGTCTCTTAAACAAGCTCCCccattgacatcaggacagcAGAAACACATCTTCCATCACAGACTGAAAACTTATCTGTTCAGACTGTAACTTGGCCcataaattaataataacaaaaaagtaaaacttgcATGATTGTTTCCAAATGGTTGAATGCTCTTATAGTAAgacactttggataaaagcgtcaccTAAATaattgtaatataatataatgtaatctgCAGAATGTTAAACTGGGCAAAGCTTGTGTCCAGTTGACTGCATTTACTACCTTGGCCGGACTTTTAGTATCTTCTGCTGCTGATgtgatatttttaaattaaaatggcCCCTCCAAATAGCCAAAAAAGCAATTACAACTATTTTTTGCTGTTAGATCCAATATGggtgttttaattttttttaagttatcaTCTGGGCATTTTCACTCCAAGCCAGTAGGGGGCAACAACATAGTTATGGTGCTGTCCCTTATAATTACACACCTGTGCACTTTGATGATGTGTTTGGTTGGCAGCACATTGCACAACAGTTCTTACACCTTAAACACAATTGCAAGATAAAGAAACTTCTGTACGGAAGCACATTACATTCACCATAGAATAAAAAATGTAGACACCTTATCTCGTAATATTGAGAAAATAACTCATAATTTTGAGAAAAGATCTCGTTATTACGAGATCCTATCTCGTAATTTTGAGAAAAGATCTCGTAATTATGAGATGAATGCATTTTCACAACAACAGATATCAGCTCTCTTGTGTGAAGCTTTCAGGCTAGCTGATGCCATGGAAGCAAATAGGCATACATCTCACCTGTTTaatccgtttttattttggtttgggtTTGACACATTGGGAGATGCTAATGTCTTTAAGTACTATAGATGGGATTGTTATCAGTTTGTCGACTTTGCGCAGGCACCTCAGGACTTTGCGGTTGTTCCGGCGGAAAGCCTATTCTGATCTGTTGGACATTGAAGTGTTTCTGCACGATCAGTTGAACAGATATGGCATGCTTCACAGTTATAATATGATGTATCTGAATGTCCATTAACTAATACTATAAAGTTACATTAGAAGTATCACGCTAACTTAACCCAGCTGAATTTAATGTTACCTCTTGGTGGTACAGTTGATCACTACTGACAACTAGATATGCCGCCTTCCAGGTGTTTAAAATTATCTCATAATTACGAGATCTGTTCTCAAAATTACAAGATCTGTGGAACTCATAATTATGAGATCTTTTCTCAAAATTACGAGATCTTTTCTCAAAATTACGAGATCTTTTCTCAAAATTACGAGCTAGGAACCCATAATTAAGAGATCTTTTCTCAAAATTATGAGTTATTTTCTCAATATTACGAGATAAGGTgtctaaatctttttttctatggTGAATGTAATATGCTTCCGTACTTCTGCGCTACAAGTCAAACTTCCGAGTTCACAGCGCTGTAAGTCATCTGCTTCAGTTTAATATTTGTCATAAGGAACAAACTCAAAGCCATTCAACACAGTAAGTGCCAGTTTGCTAACTTAGTTGTTAGACTTTAAAAGTTTGTTACCAATTTGTACCACACTGAGGTGCCAGCTGACGGTATCAGTTTCTTTTATTCATGTACTTTGCTCTATGATATCAGGACTATTTGCATCATTTAAACTCTCATAAATTCtgcataaaatatgaaataaccTGGTAGTGACTTTGCTGTCATTCTCACTAATTTGACTAAGCTACTTGGGGGCCTTCAGATTTTAATctttcttaaaggtccaatctgtaggaatttctcccatctagcgttgagatcatatatcgcaatcaactctctcgcaccacgcagttcaaagtacgtattacagctacggtagccttcacgcttcaaaaagccggtctcttgctcccttcaatatcctttttctttttctgggcgaagaagaagactcctgttcctgaaatttggattttgaatacgtgtggtcctccacgtttccttcttcaaacttgccggggccgggaagctacgatacccattagcagcattagcagcacctgtgagtttatcatgtgacagcgaaaacacgaaaggtggagcagtatgtcctgtatgtcccttaccggctgaTGTATTTGAAGAtggtgcatgaatatggagTGTCTGCCCCAGTTCAtggaatgcaaatgtaaaatttcaagccaaaaggaatacttggaattgatggtggtggtaaatattcatgaaaaaggacatgtttgtgaacgggcaacacagattttgataatgaacaactaaacacgatACACACTGGCGTTTTAATATGTGCtatgtataaataaagtttattatatTCTCATATTAATGCTCAAACCACATTagcattttaaataaacactttaACATAAGTAAAATAGAGAATCAAGGCTGGAAAGGTACCTTAAAGTGTGTAGCACACAtaatgaagaaaaacatttattgaatagTGTATCTGTACACAGTGATGTTATTGGTCCTTTAAATGTGCATTATATAAcctgacatttacacaaaactTAAAACTACAAGCAACAAAAGCAACATTTACAAATAACATGAGAGCATCAAATACAGTTTGTGCTGTGCTCCAGTTTATACTGTCGCTGTAATTTTAGTTTTACTATCAAACACCAGggagcagagtagagctgtaGATGGTCGTTACTGGCCTGAATGAATCCTCTCAGCTTAAACAATACATCAAATGTAGAATTCttggtcttcttcttcttctatctTGTCTGCCTCTTCAACTGGTGCACTAATAATGCTGCAACTGTCAGACCGGTTTATGGAAACATCACTCAGGGACGTAGTGTTCATACTGCTGCTGAGGATACGTGACCCAAACAAGGTGGAGGGAGTGCTGTTGGCGGTGAAGCTGTTTGGAATCCGTCCCAGTGTGGCTGCCCTGTAGGCGTTCTCTGGGAGGccaggagagagggatggaccGATGTCTTCTGGTGGTGCCGATAATGGCCGAGAAGTCTGTGGCAGGCTGGATTTGATGTACGCAGACACCACTGTGAGGTCCATATTGCTGCCTGGATTCACTTTGTTCCCTGTGTCCACATCTGTCTCCTCGGCCCCAAGCAGAGCGTCCAAGTTGAGCCGGAAGGGCGGGATGAGGGAGGAACTCCGGTTGAGGGAGTGGCTCCTGTGATGGGAGCTGGGAAGAGGTCCGGGCGAGGAGCAGGTGGAGTGGGAGCTGGCTGAGCCCAGGTTGGGTAGAGAGAAGAGGGAGCTGGACCGGTGACCACTCCACTGGGTCCTCCAGGTGTCCGGATGGTGCTGGTCAACCCACTGGTCCTGCTCGTCACAGGCCAGAGGGTAGGAGCTGTGGGAGGTCTGGTGGACTCTGGGACGGGATGTTGACCGATGGTGGTGCCGACGGTTCCTGTAGGAGGCAGCGCTATGGGTGAAGGTGGATGGAGCTGAGGCTGACTCAGTGACAGACGATGATATGTAGCAGGGATCTTGTTGGTGTTTGAAGTGTGCACCTTGGACCTGAGcaggaaggaaaagaaaaccaatGAGAATCTTTATTGTAACAAACTTTATTCTTTATACTTCTAAAGAGAAGTTTACCAGAATTAAGTTGCAAAAAAGACAATTTAAGAAAGTCAGAATATCTTATTTTAGGGTGATTAAAAACATATTCGTTGTAATGaaagatgactttttttttttttttttgcaaagcaCCATTTTCAAGGTAACGCATCTTGATAGTTTTTAAGTAAGATATATTTTAGCCTAATAATCAGACTGAATTTCCATTTTAATTGTTGTAGTTGCTGCACTGGTGACTCCTACTTGCACAAAGGAGTGTGTGATGAGGAGGCAGGGCATTTTGTGAACCTTTGTATGTATTAAAACCTTCAGGTGTATAATAATCTTATCATCTACCAAGACAGTCCAAAAATAACAACAGCCTTAAGCATCTCGCACCTTGCTTCTGCTGAGTTTCATTTTTAACTCAGTCACCTCTGGCAGAGAGAGATGTACAGGGGTTCCCCCGAGCCTTCATTCAAAGGGGATATCACTGGCTTATACCTTGTCTTCCCCTCCTGAGTCATCTGACAAAACTTCTTTGAGGCAAACTGTCCTTCTCCATGGCCTTCTCAAACTTCTTCCTACATCTCTTTTTGCTTCCACGACCACAGAGGGTGCAGTCCTTCTGGCTTCTCATACTTGTCTGCTGCTTCCGGAGTCCAGTGATCTTATCTTATGGCCTGACTGCCTCCTTCACTGCTGAGGCAGATGCGTAAAACTCATGTAAATAAAACCATTATTATTTATAACTAAGTTTAAAATGTGCCTTTGGTTGAAAATGTACTGAAGATTGCATGaataataacacaatattttacttttaagaTGACGTCTCTTGCCTTATATCTAATCTCCTAATTATCATATCACACGCACCTGGCTCAAGAAAACTGTGTGTGGTATGCTGGTTTGAAGTGTGCACACATTCTTCTTTAATAAATACCAGTTTAGATGTAGGAAATgctgcatgcatgttttttttgtgtcgtTGCCTCTACAGTGGAGAGTGGACATGGCCCATTTGGATTCAATGTCCCCAATTTCGCACAGGTCTGCCTTGTTTGAAGTTGCATTCAGTCAGTGTTATGTATTAGCCAGATTTCTGATTACCATGCTGGCAGATTTTGTTGTTTGATACTAGAAAATGTGTTAAGATTACACAATATTTAACCTGAGCTTGAAGAATCATTCTAAACCTTTGAAATTGCAGTTTGATTACGTTTTTGTCGAATAATTTGCTTTGTAGAGCACTGTTGCAGTGTAAGAGAGCTCGGCAACTCTCCCATCTTGTTGTATGTCCTAAAGAGGTCGTTAAATATTAGGTCACAGGGGTTACATATTCAAGACTTTTAACTTCTCCCTGTAGGGCTCTCATGCAACCAAGCGCTCCTCACGCAACGTAAAGGCAGCAAAGTAAAGGAGAACGCGATACAAGGGAACGATGGTGTTTACAAAAAGCCCCCAACAGGCCTCCTGTTCTCATCCCGGCCACTTTATGAATCACACCAGCAGCTGGAGAATTCATCAGCGTCTCAGCAGCCCCATGTGTATTACACCTCTATTTATGGACCAAAATATCACAAAATACAAAGACTGCTGTTCAGAAAACCTGCTTCACCACAAATCTACAGTCTGATTATCATCCACAAAGCAACAAGTCTGGAAAAGTAAGAAGCAACATGGTAGATTCCACTGTTCTTACACTAATGTGgaaatgttcttttcttttaacatgTAAGGCAGCTGCAGCAGTATTAATTTCATTGTTCTGTCAGTTCAGTTTCTCCTCTATGTTTTCCTTCTAAGTATTGAAATGCACACGTTCTCCTCCTCTCTATGCTGATAGTTTCACCATGTTTCTGTTCTCATGTCTGCTCTGTCATCCAGCTTTCCAACCAAACAATACAAGCAGAAGCAATAACTTTCCACACAGCAGCCTCAAGGCAATTATTTCCAAGAGCGGGGGGGATGTAGGAGAGTTTGCAGATTTCCATATGTTCaggttcaaaaacaaaaaaatatcatGGAAGCAAATCTTAAAGTTCCTGGAGAACAAGAGCTGAACTGTGATTTACCACGTCCTCATGCAATCCAACAGGCAATGTATTTCTAACATTGATAAATATCCTTGCTGATCATGATTGGCTCATTCAAAAtatttatacagtacatataacgTTAACTTCAGATGTATTTTCCTAAATTCATCATTTAAGAAGGAATGTATACAAAAAGAATGATCTACTATTTTGGATAAAAGTGAAAGGACACGccaagaaaatggaaaaaaaaaacacatcgcTGATTGAGAGGATAACAATAAGACCAGACCTTAATATCCACTGACAGTATTTCTTTCTCCTATAACGGCATGCTGGGTACAGCTCGCTCTCGCTACagcacattcaagaacagatgaagaaagagacCAGAGATGTTAAATTGTAGCAATCTCAAACATTTGCATTGCTCAGGGCCCAAGGATGCGCAGTGGGGGGGGATGAGCGGTTCTCGAGAAAGCTTCAAACAGCAATAGGCCCGTTCagaacaggcacattttgaatgGCCATTGCACTCTTCAACTTAAAAGTTGATGCTATGTCAATGTTGTCTTCACAACTTGTTTTCACTGCCCTCAagtggacaaaaagaaatctgtcaTTGAAGGTTTAAAGTTAGAGTTAGGGGCTTTGGAATGTATTGTATCAATGAGGGTCCTCACAAGGATAAAAGTAcaaatgtgtcagtgtgtggagAAGAAAGTGAGAGTGTAACAAAGCCCTAATGTTTTCCTCTCTATAACCACCCTCTGTTTTTGTTCATCTCTCTCCTCTACAGTCCACTGCCTGTTTAtccttctctcactctcttctgCACTTTGTCTGTCTTCTTCTGTCCTTTGCTCTGAGCCATGACCGTAGGTTGTACGGCTGCATACTTATCCTTCCCACACAGGAAAGAAAGAGGCAGTGAGTGTAGTCGTCTACTGTTGAGGCTGTGATTTAAAACTTAATGACACTTTAGGGAGGCCAAAGCAAAaccggtttgtgtgtgtgtgtgttgctatcCTAAAGATCAACTGCATGCATTTACTGAAGCTATTTCTAGTGTGAAAGCGTGTGTGCCTCCGTCTGCTAATAGGACATGACAGGATCTGTCCAGTTTTCCGTGAGGACAACATGCTACAATGCTGGTGAGGAGCCACAGCAGGGGGTGCTGGGTAATGAGGATGCTGATATGGCGATAATCAGACACTTACTCTTGTAAACTTCAGTTATGTTGGGATGAGCCAGGTCAGCCAGAAATCTGACCTCAGCGAGACAAAAACACCACCAATGAACAGTAATCCTCAACTACACAATACTACAGAAGCAAGAACATTTGGGATTTAAGTTAATAAAACAAGTTTGATTGTGGCTCTTTGGCTGTGGTTTTCCAAAAACTGATTCCATTAATTGCAATGAAAACTTAATAAAAATAGTTGGCTTTCGGATTCGGATGAATTTGGACACTGCAGAGTTTAGTTTCTAATAGTGACAATGAAACATTCAGAATTTGCTGCAGCTCTTAATTTCCGTGGTTTCTCATGAAAGAAGCTGAACTTATTCAAACTGATTGCCatattgtgtttctgtgttaatGAACATTGAGGATACCATAACAAGAATGCTTTGAATTTACAATGGGGGAAATACTTATAGAACTACTACAGAACGGAATTCTCTGACTTCACTACTCAGTACACATAATATTTTGAAAGGATTATTTTGACATTGTGAGAgttttccagtctttgtgctaagctacgctaaccACTATCATGACACAGTTTAATAATGCAGTGTGTTACAGTGCAGAGGACATGACTTCAGGCCAGGTGGCAGTTAAGCATCATGCATATGGTCCATTGTCATGACAGATTAGTTTATTGTTTCTATCAGTGCTGTTCCAATCCCAGTAATGGACTGCTGCTTAATCGGCTTGAACTTTCAAAACTACTTATCTGGCCGCCTGGACACATATCCCCTCTGAAATTGAGACCTTCGAaacaagggtgtgtgtgtgtgtgtgtgtgtgtgtgtgtgtgtgtgtgtgtgtgtgttcgtgttctAACAGCATACATCTTTGTGTGATTCATCTGAAACAGATGTGTACG
It contains:
- the fam124a gene encoding protein FAM124A isoform X3; the encoded protein is MGELQDPFLVSVHLIADPGQGKFLQRAADAVLAWVHPELQLFRVSERASVSWTKHHQNGSPVAACQPALAVIVFLQEAYGGEEQILMLHRTLQRPPWRYHHTEKVSNGRRMLPLTPCSQDFFTLSDGTPLWAVRQVHYGKEIVRFTVYCRHENYIDMVRLYKLLLQRRVAQKKEDFCFFVVYSNPDMEIQLSFKRLPRGQSPAVLESAVMEMRVRDVGMLVPLLPHPCSPISEVRWQTEDYDGNKILLQVQGAHFKHQQDPCYISSSVTESASAPSTFTHSAASYRNRRHHHRSTSRPRVHQTSHSSYPLACDEQDQWVDQHHPDTWRTQWSGHRSSSLFSLPNLGSASSHSTCSSPGPLPSSHHRSHSLNRSSSLIPPFRLNLDALLGAEETDVDTGNKVNPGSNMDLTVVSAYIKSSLPQTSRPLSAPPEDIGPSLSPGLPENAYRAATLGRIPNSFTANSTPSTLFGSRILSSSMNTTSLSDVSINRSDSCSIISAPVEEADKIEEEEDQEFYI
- the fam124a gene encoding protein FAM124A isoform X2; this translates as MRSDYSPLSSTSSELSMGELQDPFLVSVHLIADPGQGKFLQRAADAVLAWVHPELQLFRVSERASVSWTKHHQNGSPVAACQPALAVIVFLQEAYGGEEQILMLHRTLQRPPWRYHHTEKVSNGRRMLPLTPCSQDFFTLSDGTPLWAVRQVHYGKEIVRFTVYCRHENYIDMVRLYKLLLQRRVAQKKEDFCFFVVYSNPDMEIQLSFKRLPRGQSPAVLESAVMEMRVRDVGMLVPLLPHPCSPISEVRWQTEDYDGNKILLQVQGAHFKHQQDPCYISSSVTESASAPSTFTHSAASYRNRRHHHRSTSRPRVHQTSHSSYPLACDEQDQWVDQHHPDTWRTQWSGHRSSSLFSLPNLGSASSHSTCSSPGPLPSSHHRSHSLNRSSSLIPPFRLNLDALLGAEETDVDTGNKVNPGSNMDLTVVSAYIKSSLPQTSRPLSAPPEDIGPSLSPGLPENAYRAATLGRIPNSFTANSTPSTLFGSRILSSSMNTTSLSDVSINRSDSCSIISAPVEEADKIEEEEDQEFYI